Proteins encoded within one genomic window of Vanrija pseudolonga chromosome 3, complete sequence:
- the TOXD_1 gene encoding Protein TOXD translates to MSLPTTMKALVCNETEDGAVVKDVPVPALKDGDILVKVAYASAQAGDNYYIDTRSPPNAILGCDFSGLVVAGALPKGTRVAGFVYGGPYLDKGAFAEYLVTRATLVWELPADYSLADAGRFGIPWAFALQVILQSQGNGFPLKKARGHYLVYGGSTSVGLFTIQLAKLLGYEVIALASPATSDIVKHAGADHVFDYNFPEEALDAIHDVTGGGVSIGFDTIANDDSVRFCLKAFGVLGGTLNIALEYFDQTIRYSRKEVKVNFTLVFTMLGEEFDFGGRKVPSSIWPRNETDYEFGVQAYKETPGLIAKGIKAPAGDVRGGLEDIVAGLAELKAGKIRGKRLEFKIADLE, encoded by the exons ATGTCCCTCCCCACTACGATGAAGGCGCTCGTGTGCAACGagaccgaggacggcgcggtcgtcaaggacgtgcccgtgccggcgctcaaggacggcgacaTCCTCGTCAAGGTGGCGTATGCGAGTGCC CAAGCAGGCGACAACTACTACATCgacacgcgctcgccgcccaacGCGATCCTCGGGTGCGACTTCTCCGGGCtagtcgtcgccggcgcgctgccaAAGGGCACCCGCGTCGCGGGCTTCGTGTACGGCGGGCCGTACCTCGACAAGGGCGCGTTCGCAGAGTATCTCGTCACGCGCGCGACCCTCGTGTGGGAGCTGCCGGCGGACTAcagcctcgccgacgcgggcaGGTTTGGCATCCCGTGGGCGTTCGCGCTGCAGGTCATCCTGCAGAGCCAGGGGAACGGGTTCCCGCTCAAGAAGGCGCGCGGACAC TACCTCGTGTACGGCGGCTCGACGTCCGTCGGGCTGTTCACGatccagctcgccaagctcctcggctACGAGGTCATCGCGCTCGCTAGTCCTGCGACGTCGGACATCGTGAAGCACGCAGGCGCGGACCACGTGTTCGACTACAACTTCcccgaggaggcgctcgacgccatccaCGACgtgacgggcggcggcgtgtcgatcGGGTTCGACACgatcgccaacgacgacagcgtgCGGTTCTGTCTGAAAGCGttcggcgtgctgggcggcACGCTCAACATCGCCCTCGAGTACTTTGACCAGACGATCCGCTACTCGCGcaaggaggtcaaggtcaACTTTACGCTCGTGTTCACCATGCTCGGGGAGGAGTTTGACTTTGGCGGACGCAAGGTCCCCTCGAGTATCTGGCCGCGCAACGAGACCGACTACGAGTTTGGCGTGCAGGCCTACAAGGAGACCCCAGGGCTTATTGCCAAGGGCATCAAGGCGCCCGCTGGCGATGTCCGCGGCGGGTTGGAGGACATTGTGGCCGGCttggccgagctcaaggctgGCAAGATCAGGGGCAAGCGCCTCGAGTTTAAGATTGCCGACCTCGAGTAG
- the nup44 gene encoding Nucleoporin nup44, which yields MAFSFGGAAAQPAQPQQSSLFGNTAAASSSTSGFGGGFGAASTNAQPAGSGLFGSASAAPASGSTGLFGAAKPATTGLFGQASTSTPAAATGFGGFGQQQQQQQQQQPAATGGLFGQQQTQQPATGGLFGQQQQQPAQTGGLFGQQQQQQQQPAGGLFGQQQQQQPATGGLFGQAKPAGGLFGSTNSTAQPAATGGLFGQQQQQQQPAAGGGLFGQASTTQQPAGGSIFGAKPAGSGLFGSTAQQPAQQGGLFGSTNQQPASGLFGSTAQPQAQGSVFGAPQQQQSVFNGTTAPLATSINQALKEEDLAQRIVSIAKAWDESSPDCRFKYFFYNVVEPGHSQFYGRPAGATDDTKWARAVRDNPDPQNLVPVLATGFGDVKKRVQAQEQLAAVHQQKIKEINAALAELSRKASLDSSVRLASLQANLGQLQQRLMHLAAKSPSFAPVQSSAFRPEEAEMKTTLENVKDELDGRVKPGQRSGTVGLNQPRHQAASRGRMMGQVNELWGAIEELRRQRRARGAESVSWASDERLLNEIALVLDQQQQALSKLSELASDAVFDVDVIRQGVPELEAKK from the exons ATGGCCTTCTCGTTCG GAGGCGCAGCTGCCCAGCCAGCGCAGCCACAGCAGTCGTCCCTCTTCGGCA ACACGGCCGCCGCATCCAGCTCAACCTCTGGCTTCGGTGGCGGCTTTGGAGCCGCTTCCACAAACGCTCAGCCAGCAGGCTCGGGCTTGTTTGGCTCAGCTTCGGCGGCCCCAGCTAGCGGCAGCACGGGCCTGTTTGGTGCTGCGAAGCCGGCAACAACAGGGCTGTTTGGACAGGCATCGACCAGCACACCCGCGGCTGCGACTGGATTTGGAGGGTTcggtcagcagcagcagcaacagcagcagcagcagcctgctgCTACTGGAGGACTCTttgggcagcagcagacaCAGCAGCCTGCTACCGGAGGATTGTTTggccagcaacaacagcagcctGCGCAGACCGGAGGATTGTTCggacagcaacaacaacagcagcagcagcccgctGGCGGATTGTTCggccagcaacagcagcagcagccagcgacAGGAGGTCTCTTCGGGCAGGCGAAGCCTGCGGGTGGATTATTCGGCTCGACGAACTCGACGGCACAGCccgcggcgacgggtggACTGtttggccagcagcagcagcaacagcagcctGCGGCCGGTGGTGGATTGTTTGGCCAGGCATCGACAACACAGCAGCCGGCCGGAGGAAGCATCTTTGGAGCGAAGCCAGCAGGATCGGGACTGTTTGGATCGACGGCACAGCAGCCAGCACAGCAGGGAGGCCTGTTCGGCTCGACGAACCAGCAGCCTGCTTCCGGCTTGTTCGGCTCAACAGCCCAGCCCCAGGCCCAGGGTAGCGTGTTTGGTGctccccagcagcagcagtcggtGTTCAACGGCACTACTGCGCCCCTCGCAACGTCCATCAACCAGGCTCTCAAGGAGGAGGATCTCGCCCAGCGCATTGTCTCGATCGCCAAGGCATGGGACGAGTCTTCGCCAGATTGCCGCTTCAAGTACTTCTTCTacaatgtcgtcgagccgGGACACTCGCAGTTCTACGGTCGACCAGCGGGAgccaccgacgacaccaagTGGGCGCGCGCTGTGCGGGATAACCCGGATCCTCAGAA CCTCGTTCCAGTACTTGCGACCGGGTTCGGCGACGTTAAGAAGCGTGTTCAGGCCcaggagcagctcgccgctgtgCACCAGCAGAAGATCAAGGAGATCAacgcggcgctggccgagctgtCACGGAAAgcgtcgctcgactcgtcTGTTCGCCTCGCCTCTTTGCAAGCCAACCTCGGACAGCTCCAGCAACGGCTGatgcacctcgccgccaagtcACCATCGTTCGCCCCGGTCCAGTCAAGCGCCTTCCGGCCAGAAGAGGCCGAGATGAAGACGACACTTGAAAACGTCAAGGATGaactcgacggccgcgtcaAGCCGGGTCAGCGCAGCGGCACTGTTGGTCTCAACCAGCCACGCCACCAGGCGGCATCTCGTGGACGGATGATGGGCCAGGTGAACGAGCTGTGGGGCGCGATTGAAGAGCTGCGCAGGCAGCGTCGTGCCCGCGGAGCGGAGAGTGTGTCgtgggcgagcgacgagaggtTGCTCAATGAGAttgccctcgtcctcgaccagcagcagcaagcccTGTCAAAGTTGAGCGAGCTCGCAAGCGACGCGGTGTTTGACGTCGACGTTATCCGCCAGGGAGTCCCTGAACTCGAGGCAAAGAAGTGA